One Cyanobacteria bacterium GSL.Bin1 DNA segment encodes these proteins:
- a CDS encoding Txe/YoeB family addiction module toxin — protein MGKKKKKKAETDKVQPVVVNRSPGFSSRFKEDLAWWFQQDTKTGEKILDLVTAVMSNPFSGIGKPEPLKYMDANIWSRRINLEHRLVYRVGQTQIDFLACRYHYE, from the coding sequence TTGGGCAAAAAGAAGAAAAAGAAAGCGGAAACTGATAAAGTTCAACCAGTAGTAGTGAATCGCAGTCCGGGTTTTAGCTCTCGTTTTAAGGAAGATTTAGCCTGGTGGTTTCAACAAGATACTAAGACGGGAGAAAAAATACTCGATTTGGTAACGGCAGTAATGTCCAATCCTTTTAGCGGAATCGGCAAACCCGAACCCTTAAAATACATGGATGCCAATATCTGGTCGAGACGCATTAATTTAGAGCATCGATTAGTCTATCGAGTCGGACAGACTCAAATCGATTTTTTAGCTTGTCGATATCATTATGAATAA
- a CDS encoding prevent-host-death protein encodes MLDSQIISPTEARNDLFNLLNTIIENHQLYIINRRNGENVALIPESDLVSLIETVYLLRSPTNARRLSEAIEESKAGKIKPQSLLELQQELGVGQKEEKESGN; translated from the coding sequence ATGCTGGATTCTCAAATAATATCGCCGACTGAAGCGAGAAATGATTTGTTTAATTTGTTGAATACGATCATCGAAAATCATCAATTATACATCATCAATCGTAGGAATGGGGAAAACGTAGCGTTAATTCCTGAATCAGATTTAGTGAGCTTGATAGAAACAGTTTATCTTCTTCGTTCTCCGACGAATGCACGCCGTCTCAGTGAAGCAATAGAAGAATCAAAGGCGGGAAAAATTAAGCCTCAAAGTTTATTAGAACTGCAACAGGAGTTAGGGGTTGGGCAAAAAGAAGAAAAAGAAAGCGGAAACTGA